CTCGGTATGGGGTACCTCCAGATCGGACACCCTGCGACGATCCTCTCCGGTGGTGAAGCGCAACGGGTAAAGTTAGCGAGCGAACTCGGCAAACTCAAGCGAGGCAAACATAACCTATATATCTTAGATGAACCCACCACAGGACTTCATATCGCAGATGTCCAGAGACTCTTGGACAGTCTCAATCGTCTCGTTGATAACGGACATACGGTGCTTGTGATTGAGCATCATCTGGATGTCATCAAAACCGCCGATTATGTCATCGACCTCGGTCCTGAGGGCGGACATAAAGGTGGCGAGGTGTTAGCACACGGCACGCCTGAAGAGATTGCAGCAGTCGAAGTCTCCTTCACGGGACAATTTTTGAAGGAATATCTTGTCTGACATAGGCGTAATCTTTATGAGGCGAAGAGATAGGTTGTTGTCAAGAGCGAGAAATAGTCCGAATAGTTTACACTTTCGTGAGTTTGAAACTTTGCTTTCTCAATGTGGATGGACCTTTGACCATCAGACGGGTAGCCATCGTATCTGGTATTCCCCTGTCGGTTACCGTCTGCCTATTCAGTCTAAAAAAGGACAGGCAAAAGGCTATCAGGTTAAAGAATTTCTCAGGCAATACGACCAGGAGACGTAAAATGAATAAAGATGTATTTGACGGATTCAATATCAACATATTTCTTGACGAAGACGGTGATTATTTAGCACATTTTGTTGAGATGCCCAATATATCGGCATTTTCGGATACACCAGAGGGGGCATTGAGGGAACTCGCGATTGCTTGGAAAGGGGTTAAAGAGAGTTATCAAAAACATCACGAACCTGTCCCAAAAGCACCTGCTCGGCAAGAGCATGAGACACCCGTCAATATCCCTGTTGATCCGCAGCTTTATCGCGCCTTGGCACGCGAAGCCTCGAAATCAGGAATGAGTCTCTACGCTTTCGTGACGCAAAGATTGAAGTCAACTGTTTCCTCCGTTCAAGAACCATTGGAAGGATAAAGCAATTCATATCCTATTGTTGATAATGAGCATACTGTCCTTGTGATTGAGCATCATCTGGATGTCATCAAAACTGCCGATTATGTCATCGACCTCGGTCCTGAGGGCGGACATAAAGGTGGCGAGGTGTTAGCACACGGCACCCCTGAAGAGATTGCAGCAGTCAAAGCCTCCTTCACCGGACAATTCTTGAAGGAATATCTTATCTGAAATTGGTCTGATCTTTATGAGGGGAAAGATAGGTTATTGTCAAAAGCGAGAAATAGACCGAATAATTTACACTTTCGTGAATAGGGCTTACGCACTTTCCCGGTAGGTTCGGAATGTAATACAAGGAATGGATTTAGTCTATTCCCAGACTAAATCCCCCAACCGAACCGGATTTTACACAAAAACCTTGAAGACTTCAAAACCTTCTTGAATCCCGTAGGGTTTATTTGCTTGGGTGTTTCTTTAAGTATCTTTGTAGAAAAACGCTACCTCACAGAACTAAGCCCCGTAGGGGCGGCATCTACTAAAACGCTTAAGATGGTTGCGATTTTCCTAACATCTCCGAGAGGAGACTTCGATCCCCGCCACCTCTAAAGGAAATTATCATGAATCGTTTGCGAAATGACTGCGAAATGACAACGACCGGTAGCTTTATTTTTTACAAGGCATTACGAAATACTTAATGAATGAGGTATCGCTGTTTCAAAAGCAGCGGCACCTTTGCCTTTTTATCTCTCCTTTTTACATCAGTAAACCAGATGCTGCTGAAATTTTTTCCCTTGCAAAATTAATCCCAAATTGTGTATACTTTATAGCATGAAATTAGAGTACTGTACCGGCTGTTTGTAAGTCTGTTACGGTGCCCCGGTGTGTCCCTCTTTAAATACTGCAAGACAAGGGGTAGAACTTGACCGATACGCTTTTAAATTCCTTAAATGATGTCCAGCGCGAAGCAGTCCAGCATACCGATGGACCGCTTCTCATTTTGTCTGGTGCGGGCAGCGGCAAAACGCGCGTCATCACACACCGCATCGCTCACCTCATTAAACACCACAAAGTTTCCCCCTTCCGCATTCTCGCTGTAACCTTTACAAACAAGGCCGCAAACGAGATGAAGGAGCGGTTAGATGCGCTCGTAGAAGGCGGTGTGAGCCGAGAGCTCTGGGTGTCGACTTTCCATGCGACCTGTGCGCGTATCCTGCGTCGGGATATTGAGAAGTTAGGCGAGAGCTCTGGGGCTGAAAGCATATCCCGATCCAAAAAACGTGCTTACACCCGCGATTTTACCATCTTTGATACAGGTGAACAGGCCACGCTTGTCAAAGATGTGCTCAAGCAGCTCAACTATAGCGATAAGGATTACAACCCGCGCGCGATCCTCAGCCTCATTAGTCGTGCCAAGAATGAATCCATTTCGCCGCGGAGGTATCAGGGAATTGCTGATGGCTATTTTGAGAGAGTTGTTGCCGAAGTCTATCCACTTTATCAAGATGCGCTGCGGCTGAACAACTCCCTTGATTTTGATGACCTACTGCTTTTCACGGTAGAACTCCTTGATAAAAAAAACGAGGTCTGCAAATTTTATCAGAACAAATTTGAGTATATCCTCGTTGATGAGTATCAAGATACCAATCGCTGTCAATATGAACTGGTGCGCTTGTTAACTGGCACGAAACAGAATATCTGTGTCGTTGGGGACGACGACCAATCTATTTATGCCTTTCGCGGTGCCGACATCAGGAATATCCTCGATTTTGAGCAGGATTACCCGAACACCCATGTCCTTCGTTTGGAGCAGAATTACCGTTCCACGCAAAACATCTTGGACGCGGCGTGGAGCGTTGTACAAAACAATAAAGCACGAAAACCGAAAAAACTCTGGACTGAACAGGAAGATGGTGAATTGATTACCTGTTACGAGGCGATGGACGAAAGTGACGAGGCGGGTTACGTCGGCACACAAATTGAGGATTGGCACGCGGAAGGCGTAGACTACAAAGATTTTGCTATCTTTTATCGAACCAACGCACAATCCCGAATTTTTGAGGAGGCATTCCGAGCGGCAAACATCCCGTATCAGATTGTCGGGGGTGTCGGTTTCTATGATCGGATGGAGATCAAGGATCTACTTGCTTACCTCCGCGTGATGTGCAATCCCAACGATTCCATGAGTCTCCGACGTATTATCAATGTGCCAAGTCGCGGCATCGGTGCGACAACCCTTGATCGACTCATCAATTTTGCTGCGGCAGAAGATATTACGCTCTTTGAGGCTGTCCAACGTGTCGATGAAATCACCACGATTAACCGTGGCCTCCAGTCAAAGGTGGAACGTTTCGCTAAAATTTTTGATGAATTCGATGCTGCTGTGCTGCCTGCCGATGCTCTTGATTATGTGTTGAAAGTAACCGGCTATCTCAAAAATTTGGAGGCACAGGATACCATTGAGGCGCAGAATCGCGTCGAAAACATTGAGGAACTCATTAACGCCGTCATCGAATATGAGCAGAACGAACCGGAACCGAGCCTTTCGGATTATTTAGAGAACGTGGCACTCATCGCCGATATAGATACGATGGATACCGATAGCACCGATCTGGTGACGTTGATGACCTTACACAGTGCAAAAGGTTTGGAATTCCCATTCGTTTTTATCGTTGGTACGGAAGAAAAGTATCTACCGCATGGACGTTCCGTTGATGAGGGAACGGAGGCAGCAATAGAGGAAGAACGCCGCCTCTGTTATGTCGGCATCACGCGCGCGATGGAGCAGCTGTATCTCTCGCACGCCAGATCGCGGAGAACTTTTCGAGAAACAGAATATCGCACACCATCTCGCTTCATCTCTGAAATTCCAGAACATCTTATCAAGCATGTTGATCGCTACCGCTCTCCATTTCACGAATCGGTAGGCTTGTATGAAGAAGTATCTGAGGATGCAGATGATTACTGCGTTGACCAGATTGTTCATCACCCGCAATTCGGAAGGGGTAAGATAACAAAAATCAGTGGTGCAGGGCAGGATGTTTATATCACCGTTCGGTTTAGCCGTGCTGGCATGACAAGGCGATTCGCCGCTTCGCTTGCGCCGCTGACAATGTCTGATTAATAAGGAGACGCATTACGAAAAATGGCAACGATTACTACGGAAGGCGTACGCCATGTTGCAAACTTGGCGCGCCTCGAATTTAACGATGAAGAGACAGAGCACTTTACCGAGCAGCTCGCCCGGATTCTGGAGTATATCGGGAAGTTGAATGAACTCGAAACAGATGATGTACCGCCGACATCGCACATCCATCCGCACCAGGTTTTCATTATGGGCTCGCAAGACGGTGCAGCGCATGTCGCCAAACCAGATGTCGTCAAACCTTCCTATCCGCGCGAAGAAGTCCTTGTTAACGCGCCTGAACCTGAAGAAGGATACTTCGGCGTTCCCAGAGTAGTTGATAGGGATTCTTAATCAAAACCCAGGCAACGCGCCGAACCGCAAGGAAAATTAAAAAAGTTACAAAGAACGATAGTCCGTAATGAAATGGAGGACGGGTTACGTAAAGGCGGTTGAAGTCACCAACCGACCTGACCGAACCGCAAGGAAAGTTAAAAATGCTTTATGAATTGACGGCGCATGCCTTGCACGAGAAACTCAAGAATCGGGAAATCACCGCTGTAGAGTTAGCGGAATCTGTCTATGCGCGTATTGATGCTGTGGAGTCGCATGTCAAAGGTTATTTGACACTAACGAAAGACTTGGCTTTGGAACAGGCGAGTCATGCCGATGCCGGATTTCAAAAAGGCGACGAGATGCCGCCGCTCGCGGGTATCCCGATCGCGATTAAAGATGTGATATGCACCAAAGGTGTCCGGACAACCTGCGGTTCTAAAATCCTTGAAAACTTTGTGCCGCCCTACGATGCAACTGTCATGACAAAACTCCACACGCAGGGAGTTGTTATGGTCGGCAAAACGAACATGGACGAGTTCGCGATGGGCTCTTCTACTGAAAACTCGGCATATCAGATAACGCATAACCCGTGGAATCTGGACACCATCCCTGGCGGTTCAAGTGGCGGTTCTGCCGCAGTTGTATCCGCGGATACCGCGGTCTGTTCACTCGGTTCTGACACTGGCGGTTCGATCCGCCAACCCGCAGCACTCTGTGGGGTCGTCGGAATGAAACCGACGTATGGACGTGTCTCCCGTTATGGACTTGTCGCTTTCGCTTCTTCACTTGATCAGATCGGTCCCTTTACCAAAGATGTCACCGATTGCGCCTTGTTACTCAACGCCATCTGTGGCAGCGACGCCATGGATGCAACCTCTGTTGATGTACCTGTGCCGGATTTTACGCAGAGTCTCATCAACGACGTGAGTGGCTTAAAAATCGGTGTCCCGAAAGAGTATTTCACACCCGCATTAGACACAGAAATTGCGGATAGCATCCAGCGTGCTATTGCTGTTCTTGAAGGTCTCGGAGCGACTGTTGAGGAAATATCGTTGCCACATACGGAGTATGCCATTGCCACGTATTACATCATTGCTCCCGCTGAAGCGAGTGCAAATCTCGCGAGATACGACGGTGTCCGCTATGGATACCGGAACGCTGACCCGGAAGACCTAATCACAATGTACAAGAAAACACGAAGTGAGGGGTTCGGTGAAGAAGTGAAACGTCGGATCATGCTCGGCACCTTCGCGCTGAGCGCAGGTTATCAAGATGCCTATTATAAGAAAGCACAGAAGGCGCGGACACTGATCAAATCTGATTTTGATGCCGCGTTTGAGAAAGTTGACGTTATCGCAACACCGACCTCACCTACACCGGCGTTCAAAATAGGAGAGCGGACCGCAGATCCGTTGCAGATGTATCTTTCCGATGTGATGACAACCCCTGCAAGTCACGCTGGGTTACCGGGTATCTCGCTGCCGTGTGGTTTTGTCCAAAGTGGGCTGCCGGTCGGATTGCAACTGCTCAGCGCGCCTTTTGCAGAAGATAAAGTACTGCGTGTCGCTTATACTTTTGAACAGAATACCGAACACCATCGGCAGAAACCACAAATCCAAACCAATGGAGCTGTTTGAAATGAACACTGTGATAGTCCCGTTTGGCGGACTCCTTGGGGCGATGTTTGGTGGCGTGCTTTGGGCAAAATATATCCAGTGGACAGGACACACTGCGGGCTTCATTGCCATCGGGATCGGTGTCTTAACGGGAGCAGGGATGCTCCTGACGAGCACCCGAGGTCTACCACAAGACGCGCCGTTAACAGCAAGTTTCGGCTTGCAAGCTGCGCCGAAAACGACATGGCGTGTCGTCGGTATGGGGGCTGCAGTTTTCGCCATACTCGGTATCTTTATTGGCAAGTATCTGGATGTCCAGTGGAATGCGGTCGCGCAAATCGCCGAGCAGCTCCGTCAGGAGAATAATATATCATTGGAACAAGC
The Candidatus Poribacteria bacterium genome window above contains:
- the pcrA gene encoding DNA helicase PcrA, which encodes MTDTLLNSLNDVQREAVQHTDGPLLILSGAGSGKTRVITHRIAHLIKHHKVSPFRILAVTFTNKAANEMKERLDALVEGGVSRELWVSTFHATCARILRRDIEKLGESSGAESISRSKKRAYTRDFTIFDTGEQATLVKDVLKQLNYSDKDYNPRAILSLISRAKNESISPRRYQGIADGYFERVVAEVYPLYQDALRLNNSLDFDDLLLFTVELLDKKNEVCKFYQNKFEYILVDEYQDTNRCQYELVRLLTGTKQNICVVGDDDQSIYAFRGADIRNILDFEQDYPNTHVLRLEQNYRSTQNILDAAWSVVQNNKARKPKKLWTEQEDGELITCYEAMDESDEAGYVGTQIEDWHAEGVDYKDFAIFYRTNAQSRIFEEAFRAANIPYQIVGGVGFYDRMEIKDLLAYLRVMCNPNDSMSLRRIINVPSRGIGATTLDRLINFAAAEDITLFEAVQRVDEITTINRGLQSKVERFAKIFDEFDAAVLPADALDYVLKVTGYLKNLEAQDTIEAQNRVENIEELINAVIEYEQNEPEPSLSDYLENVALIADIDTMDTDSTDLVTLMTLHSAKGLEFPFVFIVGTEEKYLPHGRSVDEGTEAAIEEERRLCYVGITRAMEQLYLSHARSRRTFRETEYRTPSRFISEIPEHLIKHVDRYRSPFHESVGLYEEVSEDADDYCVDQIVHHPQFGRGKITKISGAGQDVYITVRFSRAGMTRRFAASLAPLTMSD
- the gatC gene encoding Asp-tRNA(Asn)/Glu-tRNA(Gln) amidotransferase subunit GatC; its protein translation is MATITTEGVRHVANLARLEFNDEETEHFTEQLARILEYIGKLNELETDDVPPTSHIHPHQVFIMGSQDGAAHVAKPDVVKPSYPREEVLVNAPEPEEGYFGVPRVVDRDS
- a CDS encoding type II toxin-antitoxin system HicB family antitoxin, with protein sequence MNKDVFDGFNINIFLDEDGDYLAHFVEMPNISAFSDTPEGALRELAIAWKGVKESYQKHHEPVPKAPARQEHETPVNIPVDPQLYRALAREASKSGMSLYAFVTQRLKSTVSSVQEPLEG
- the gatA gene encoding Asp-tRNA(Asn)/Glu-tRNA(Gln) amidotransferase subunit GatA gives rise to the protein MLYELTAHALHEKLKNREITAVELAESVYARIDAVESHVKGYLTLTKDLALEQASHADAGFQKGDEMPPLAGIPIAIKDVICTKGVRTTCGSKILENFVPPYDATVMTKLHTQGVVMVGKTNMDEFAMGSSTENSAYQITHNPWNLDTIPGGSSGGSAAVVSADTAVCSLGSDTGGSIRQPAALCGVVGMKPTYGRVSRYGLVAFASSLDQIGPFTKDVTDCALLLNAICGSDAMDATSVDVPVPDFTQSLINDVSGLKIGVPKEYFTPALDTEIADSIQRAIAVLEGLGATVEEISLPHTEYAIATYYIIAPAEASANLARYDGVRYGYRNADPEDLITMYKKTRSEGFGEEVKRRIMLGTFALSAGYQDAYYKKAQKARTLIKSDFDAAFEKVDVIATPTSPTPAFKIGERTADPLQMYLSDVMTTPASHAGLPGISLPCGFVQSGLPVGLQLLSAPFAEDKVLRVAYTFEQNTEHHRQKPQIQTNGAV
- a CDS encoding type II toxin-antitoxin system HicA family toxin translates to MRRRDRLLSRARNSPNSLHFREFETLLSQCGWTFDHQTGSHRIWYSPVGYRLPIQSKKGQAKGYQVKEFLRQYDQET